The Saprospiraceae bacterium genomic interval GTCGGAAATTGCCGGAATCTCTGTGGTACAAACAGCAGCCGAATTGTTGTCGAATCCGATCCATGGAAAAGGCTTGTTGTTGGGTGGTATTTCCGGAGTGCCACCAGCAAAGGTGGTTATCCTTGGAGCAGGGGTCGTTGCAGAGTTCGCCACAAGGGCAGCCCTGGCTTTGGGCGCATCGGTCAGGATCTTTGACGACAATATTCACAAACTCATTCGTATCCAGAACAGGATCGGAAGACAAATGTATACCTCCTCTTTAAATCCGGTGACTTTGACCCAGCAACTGATGTCGGCCGACGTTGTGATTGGTGCCATTCACAGTAAAACCGGAAGAGCTCCGCTGCTGGTTTCAGAAGAAATGGTCATGCAAATGAAACCCGGTTCTGTCATAATAGATGTCAGTATCGACCAGGGTGGTTGTTTTGAAACGAGTCAGGTCACTACACACGACAATCCTACCCGAATTATCCATGGAGTGATTCATTATTGCGTTCCCAATATTCCATCCAAAGTAGCCAGAACGGCTTCCATTGGCGTCAGCAACATCATAACCACAGTCCTTCAGGAAGCGGGAGATACCGGAAGTATTGAACATCTGATCTATCAACACAAAGGACTGAGAAACGGGATTTATACTTACAAAGGATGTCTGACGAATGAATATTTGAGTCAAAGGTTTGGTATCAAATACACCAATCTTGAATTGCTGTTGACTTCGACCATATGATTTAGTTGTTGGGTGTTAGTTGTTGGATGATAGTAAGCAGTCCCGACATGAAAGAGCCAGAGGAAAACATAGATCAACCTGATGTCGGGAGCAGTTTGAAGTTTTTAGTGTATAGATTTTATTGAATGACGGATTTGAAATTAACGAACGATAGTTAGTTAAAATTATTTTTTTTGTTTGAAATTGGTTTTACGCTTTAAGTTTTTGACTTACAGCTCCTCAAATTACTTTTATTAAAACATTACAAATTACTTACTTCGCTCCGTGATGAAATAGCAAAGCTTTTTCAAAGCAATGCCCGCTTCGTTTTCCGGAAAAGATTCCAGAACTTGCAGAGCCTCGTCCCTGTATTCTTTCATTTTTTGTTCTGCTCCTTCTACTCCTTTATACTTATGTATGAAGGTAATCACCTGGTTGATGGCTTCTGTTTCCTCATTATGTTTGCGTATTAACCTGATGATTTGATCCTTTTCAGCCGGAGCGGCGGCTTTGAGTGCAAGTATCAAAGGGAGCGTCATCTTTTTTTCTTTGATGTCGGTTATTTTTGGTTTGCCCGTAACTTCCTTGGAAAGATCCATCAGATCGTCTTTTATCTGAAAAGCAATCCCAATCAGTTCACCAAAAATCTTGATCTTTTTAAGCTCATCCTCCTGATCGGTTGTGCTTTTGGCCCCACATACGCATGCCGACGCAATCAGAGAGGCTGTTTTTTTACGGATGATATCAAAATACACTTCTTCAGTGATGTCCAATCGCCTTGCTTTTTCCAATTGGAGCAATTCGCCTTCGCTCATATCGCTCACCGCGGTGGACAAAATTTCAAGCAAATCAAAATGTTTGCGATTGAGGGCGGTCAATAATCCTCTCGACAAAAGATAATCACCGACCAATACGGCAATTTTATTTTTCCATAAGGCTTTGATCGAAAAAAAACCCCTGCGTTGGAAAGAATCATCTACGACATCATCATGCACCAAAGTAGCTGTGTGCAACAATTCGACGAGGGTTGCAGCGCTGTATGATTTTTCATTGATGCTGCCAAATTGTTTGGCACAAAGTAAAGAAAGGAGGGGCCGCAATTGTTTCCCTCTGGTTTTTACGATGTAATAACTTATTTTATCGAGTAGGGGGACCCTGCTCTTCATGGCCTCCCTGAAGTGAAGATCAAATCTTTTCAAATCTTCACTTACGGGTGCTTTGATTTCATCCAAGTTGTAACGGGAACCCATTTCAGGCCAAAGATAAGTATCCGGATAACGAATCTATTTTTTTTTCAGAGCCTGAATGTATTCTGTTATTTGAACTACAGGTTTTGATTATTCTGATGATGAGCTCGCTGGCAAAACAAACAAGTCATGTTTCCAAATGGTCTGAAGTTTACATACAGAACAATCACTGAAAAACAAATTTAATTTCAGCTTGCTTCTAAAAACTTATAAGGGCTCAATCTTCAAACTATTTCAGTTTTAACACCTTACCAGGAGTGATCAGGGTCTTAAAAAGCGTACTCTAATTTTAGAGGGTTAATACCTAGCTTCGGCTTTAAGCAATATCGCCTTTTTGGTGAATAAATTAGCCAAAGGCATCCTGAAAGCCATATAGAGAAGTCATTTTCAGGCTGAATCGTCCCTTGATTAAGAATTAATTCCATCCCGTGCATATTTCAACAGATTCATTGCTTAAATTTGACCAATAAACCCGGATTTTGCTAGAGATCTTCAAGAAGAATACATTTATTAGTTTGGTACTGCTTATCCCATATGCCATGGTGCTTCACCTGAGTCCATGGTTTACCGGAAGAGCCATCGAGGTTAATGATAAAAACTGGATATTCAATAAATTTATAGTCAGCTGGATTTCTTCAGGAACAACACAACTTATACTTTCGACAATTCTCATCGTATTAACCAGCCTGATCCTGGCTCAAATAGTCAGTAAGTTTAAGCTGATGCCCGATGCCCAACTCTTTCCAAGTTTGTTTTATATCTTATATATTGGTTTGCATTACCGGAATTTAGAATTGAGTGCAATGCTTGTTGGTAATGTATTTTTCTCAATAAGCCTTTTAGAGTTGCTGAAAATTTATCAGAAGAAACAGGTTCCACTTACCCTTTTTAATTTTGGTTTTTTTGTCGGAATTGCCAGTTTATTTTATTTGCCATACTTCTATTATTTATTGGCTGGTGTTATTGGCCTCATCATCTTACGAGGCTTTAAGCCAAGGGAGTTGTTTCAGATATTAGGTGGATTCGCCAATGTATATATGCTGTTGATGTTTGCACTCTACTTGTACAATTTACACAGTGAATTCTATCAATTCCAGATTGCCGGTTATTTCAGACCCTTTATTTTTTCAATGCAAAATGTCAATGAAGGATGGGTTATGTTTGGAATTATTATGGCTAGCATAATCTATGCGCTCATCAATTATGCCAACATTCAAATCAAAAAAAGCATCGCAGTTCAAAAGATTTACGACATTCTGTTCTGGTGTCTTCTGATCAGTTTATTCAGTATATTTTTTCTAAGGATTGACAATCCGGCTCATTTGATCCTCGTTCTGACCCCTTTGTCGATTTTGTGTGGGTTGCTGTTTTCCCGTTTAAAAAATCCGTTAATAGCAGAGACCTTGCATCTGTTTATGATCGTGATTTCTTTATTTTTGCAGTTTCAAAATTGGTAATATGAAATTTGGTGTAGTCGTTTTTCCCGGTTCGAATTGCGATGACGATATGATGTACGTATTGGAGAAGGTTTTTCACAAAGCGGTACAAAAGATATGGCATAAGCAGACAAGTTTGGAAGGGTTTCAACAGGGAGATTGCCTGTTTTTACCCGGAGGTTTTTCATATGGCGATTACCTGAGATGCGGGGCCATTGCCAGGTTTTCTCCCATCATGAAGGAAGTTGTGCGGTTTGCCAATGAAGGCGGACTGGTTATAGGAATTTGCAACGGATTTCAAATACTTTGTGAAGCCCAATTGTTGCCGGGTCAGTTGCTCCCTAACCTGAATGAAAAGTTTATTTGTAAAAACGTGTTCCTCAAACCTTATACAACCGATACGCCCCTTACTTGTACGCTCGATACACACAAAGCTTATCAAATTCCCATAGCCCATGCCGATGGGCGGTATTTTGCCGATCCCGAAACCCTGGAACATTTGAAATCCAACAATCAGATCATGTTTCAATATTGCAATGAGTCTGGTGAAATAAGACCGGAGGACAATGTTAATGGTTCCTGTCTTCACATTGCCGGGATCTGCAATGCCGAGCGGAATGTATGTGGATTGATGCCTCATCCGGAAAGGGCCAGTGAACCCGCTCTTGGCAATGATGATGGAAAATACATGTTTGAGTCTTTGTTTAGCTGGATCCGCCAATATTCCATGAGTATTGCCTGATTGGCATCTGCTTTGGTTAAGCATAGGTTAAACACGAATTAAAGCTCTCTTAAACAAGACATTGGATTGGTGTCTTTATCCTATTTTTGTTTTCGTAAATCAGGACCATGTTGAGAAATTTTTTGCTAAGTATCAGTGCCTTAATTATTTATAATTATTCTGTGGCACAATTGCTGCAACCGGTACATTGGAGCCACAGCATTCAGAAGCGTTCCGGAAACGAATACGAGCTGACCATCACAGCAAAAATGGATAAGGGCTGGGCCATATATAGCCAAACGTCTGATCCGGACGGCGCTCAACCCACGGAATTCAATTTTGAAAAAAGTCCGGCATACGAATGCATGGGTGGTGTACAGGAAAAAGGTCATAAAAAAGAAGGGCCGGAACCTCTGTTTGACAATGTGGTGGTCGCTAAGTATTACGACGAAGTTCAGTTTATTCAAAAACTGAAAGTGAATGATCCATCCATACCTGTTAAGTTTTCAGTGTATTTCATGAGTTGTGATAGTGAAAAGTGCATTCCTCCGGCTTATGAAGATTTCAGTGTATATGCGGACGGAAGTACAGATCAGGGAAAAACCGGGATTGGGGGAGTTCAATTTCAAGGCCTTCCGATGGAAAATGCCGGAGAATCGGATCCTGCCGAAAGTAGTATATTGAATCCCGTAACACTGCGCTCAGAGCTTAAGCAAAATGGCAATGGTAGTTACAGCCTGATCGTTCACGCAACAATTCAAAAGGGTTGGTTTATTTATAGCCATTTTATTCCTGAAGACGGTCCGATTCCGAGCGGATATGAATTCCAAACCTCCCCATCCTTCGAGTTTTCCAATAAACTTGTTGAAATATCGGATCACCGTTTACAGCTTTTCGATGAAATTTTTGAAATGGACCTGATCAAATTCAAGGAAGCTGTCAGTTTTTCACAGGACATTCAGGTTAAGGATCCCAACACGATTATCAAAGGATTTTTTACTTATCAGACTTGTGATGATACGCGTTGCCTTCCTCCTGCCACAATTGCTTTTCAATTTGATCCTGCTAAAAACAATTTCAAACTGGAAACAGAAGAAGTACAACCAACGGGCCCCTCAGGAGACGGAAACAACATTGATCAGCTTATTCCCAGTCTGATTGAAAGTCAGAAAAATCCAATAGGAAATTGCGGCGAAGAGATTCTGGAAGGTAAGAATCACTGGTGGACCTTTGTATTTGGTTTTTTGGGAGGCTTGCTGGCTTTGCTGACACCCTGTGTATTTCCGATGATTCCACTTACGGTATCGTTTTTTACTAAAGACACCAAGCGCAAAGGATTTCAGAATGCACTCATCTACGGATTGTCAATCATTGTTATTTATGTAGCGATTGGCATTTTCATTACTGCAGTATTTGGTGCCACTGCACTCAATGAATTATCGACGAACTGGATCGCGAATACTTTGTTCTTTGTGATTTTTATCTTTTTTGCATTTTCATTTTTTGGATATTACGAAATCACTTTGCCCAGCAGTTGGGCCAATAGAAGCGATGCATTATCAGAATCCGGCGGATTGCTCGGAATATTTTTTATGGCATTTACACTGGCTATTGTGAGTTTCTCCTGTACAGGTCCGATCATCGGTTCAGCAATTGTTCAATCTGCAAGTTCTAAAATGGGACCCTTTATCGTCATGCTTGGTTTTTCAACGGCATTGGCAATTCCTTTTGGTTTGTTTGCTGCATTTCCGGCTTTTCTGAATTCTTTGCCTAAATCCGGATCCTGGATGAACAGCGTGAAGGTAGTTTTAGGATTTCTGGAACTTGCATTGGCTTTCAAATTTTTATCGGTAGCGGACATGACTCAGCATTGGGGAATATTGGGTTATGAGATTTTTATGGGAGCATGGGTGCTTGTATTTGGATTGATGGCCCTTTATTTATTTGGTGTTATCAAATTCCCTCACGACAGTCCGGTAAAAAAATTATCGCCAACGCGGTGGATTTTTGCATTGGGTTCATTGGCTGCAACCATCTACCTCATCACCGGATTCTTTTATAACGAAGAGCTTAAAACTTACAATTCCTTAAAACTCATGAGCGGGTTGGCACCTCCTTCCAACTACAATTATTTTCTCCCGGAACCGGAAGTCGATGCCGCATTAAAAACAAAATATCCAAGTTTTACCAAATGTGCCAACAACCTGGATTGTTTTAAGAACTATTACGAAGGATTGGCACATGCAAAAGAAGTGAACAAACCCATCTTGTTGGACTTTACCGGATATGGTTGTGTGAATTGCCGGAAAACAGAAGAACATATTTGGGTTAATGATAAAGTACGTAACCGGATCTCTCAGGATTACGTTTTGGTATCCTTATACGTAGACGACCGCCAGCCTCTCGAACAAGAATTGTTTTCAACGGTGCGCAACACCAAACTTCGGAATGTTGGAAACAAATGGGCTGATTTTCAAATCGTCAATTTTAATCAAAATAGTCAACCGCTCTACATATTGTTAAGTCCAGACGAACAAGTGTTAGCAAAACCTCGCGGATATCGCGAAGGGGTGGAGGGTTATGCCTCATTTCTGGATTGCGGTCTCGATGCCTTTCGCAAAGCCTCACAGGAGGGAGTGGGAGAAGTGGGAATGGGGGAGTAGTGGTAGGCCTGGAGGCGTGTAGTCCCGATAAAATAAAAAGAATTATTTCTTTACTAAAATATTATGCAATTTTATCGGGATGGAGGCGTGTAGGCGTGTAGGCATGTAGGCATGTAGTCCCGATAAAATAAAAAGAATTATTTCTTTACTAAAATATTATGCAATTTTATCGGGATGGAGGTGTGTAGGCCTGGAGGCGTGTAGGCATGGAGGTGTGTAGGCATGGAGGCGTATAGGCCAGGAGGCCTAAGGCTGAAGGGGAAAAGGGATTGAAGAAAATATGGCGAGAAGCGAAAAGCTTAAAGCTATCAATCGCGTTATTTTACGAACTTTTGTTAGTCAATTTTAATAACAACCATCAAATAAAAGGCGAAAGACAAAAGGCTTAAGGCTAAAGGAGCCAAGTTTATAGAGAAATTTTTAAAACTAAAAGTTCCATACTAACGTTTGTTAATACGTGACTACTTTTATAAATATAATTGCTGCGATGGACTTTTAGAAGATTAAATTTTTGTTGCCAGTCATTGAACCACCTTGCAAATTGATCCCGATTTCAAGATCATTTAATAGAAACTATAAGTTACATGATATCGGGACTGCAAAATTCATTAATCAGCTATCCTGCAAGCCTCCTTGCTTTCTGCTTCTCGCTTTAAGCCTTTTATCAATTCTCCTTCAAATGCAAACTGTGAATTGCTCCTGAAATGAAGATAATTTAAATTAACTGCCAGGCCTCTTGATGTCGGAACTGTGAACTGTCAACTGTATACTGAAAACTCTCACCCGTGGTGTTCTATGAATTTGTCTTTCATTTTCTGGAGGAAGGGTGAAGCGAAAATAAACGACTCAAGCGTTTGGTTTTCGCTGGTGAGGACTTCCTCTTTATTTCCGGACCAGGCCAGTTTGCCTTCGTGTAGCAGAAAAATATTATCTCCGATCTCCATGACGCTATTCATGTCGTGTGTGTTGATGATGGTAATGATGTTGTTTTCGCGAGTGATGGAATATATCAATTCATCGATGACCATGGAAGTTTTAGGGTCAAGACCTGAGTTGGGTTCGTCGCAGAAGAGATAACGCGGTTTGAGTACGATGGCTCTGGCAATACCCACTCTTTTCTGCATACCTCCAGAGAGTTCAGAAGGATATTTCTTATTATTTCCTGTAAGGTTTACCCGTTCAAGACAATAATTCACACGATCGTTTTTTTCTGCTCTTGTCATCGTAGAAAACATATCGAGAGGAAATCGAATGTTGTCTTCGACGGTCATGGAATCAAACAAAGCAGAACCCTGAAACAGCATTCCTATTTGCATGCGCAATTCCCGCAATTGTTGTTTGTTCAATGAGTTCAGTTCGATATTGTCATACCAAACCTTTCCTGAACTTGGATGCAGCAATCCTATCAATATTTTAAGAAGTACAGTTTTTCCTGCACCGGAACGTCCGATGATCAGGTTCGCTTTGCCGGGTTCAAAGTCGCAATAGATATTTTTCAATACCTCCTGTCCGCTAAAATCCTTACAAATGTTTTCCGCCCGAATCATGAAGTCATTATCATTGCAATGATGTAATCGGATAACAATATCAGTATATTTGAAAATACCACCGCTCGTGTGCTGGCATCGCCAAGTTCGATGCTGCCTCCTTTGACATGGTAGCCCTGGTAACAAGACACGGTGGTCAGGATAAAAGCAAATACAAAGGCTTTGACAAACATCATCCAAACGTTATAGGGGAGGAAAAAAGAACGAAGACCCTGTACATATTCTCCATGAGAAAAAACTCCTGTCGGAACCACAGCCATATATCCACCGATGATGCTGATAAAGGCGCCTATACAAACCAACATTGGAATCACAACCAGTGCTGCCACCAACTTAGGTTGTACGAGATAGGCTGCTGTGTTGACTCCCATAATTTCCATGGCATCGATATGCTCTTTTTGACGCATTCCTCCCAACTCTGTTGCCAGATTCGAGCCCACTTTCCCGGCCAGCAACATACAGGAAAAAGTAGGAGCAAGCTCGATGATGGTCATGTCTCTCACTACATAGCCCACATAATATCTTGGAATGATGGAACCCTCCATTTGGTAAGCAAACTGAACTGCGGTCACGGCACCGATAAATATGGAAATGACTCCGATAATGACCAGCGAACCAATCCCGATGCTGTTCATTTGACGCAAAGTTTCTTTCCAATACATGCTCATGCGCTCCGGTTTTTTGAATGCTTGTCCCAACCAAAGCACGTATCTGCCTAAATGAAAAAAAAGATTAACCATATCAACGAGCCGCGAAATTAATACATACATTTTTGGCTTCAGTAAAAAAGCGCATGGCCTCCCAGCCACCTTCCCTGCCTACACCTGATTGGTTCATACCTCCAAACGGAGTTCGCAGATCTCTGAGTAACCAACAGTTGACCCATACGATGCCCGTGTGTAAGGCTTCCGACATGCGATGCGCCCTGGACAGGGATTCAGTCCAAAGTGTTGATGCCAAACCATAGGGACTGGCATTGGCCAATTTCAAAGCCTCATCTTCTGAATGAAAGCTTTGCAATGTGATCACCGGGCCAAAAATTTCTTCCATATTACAACGACTACCTGGTCCAAGGCC includes:
- a CDS encoding alanine dehydrogenase, coding for MQESQYYSSPQREFLTQPEMLALYRAKSSLKIGIPKESMLMENRVALVPASVTNLVARGHRVIIESDAGKKAHYSDKDYSEAGAQIIHDKKQVFDCDILLKVAPPSVEELDLFHPSQVLISPLHLPVISNEYIQILRQKRVTAIAMEYLQADDGTFPLVRVMSEIAGISVVQTAAELLSNPIHGKGLLLGGISGVPPAKVVILGAGVVAEFATRAALALGASVRIFDDNIHKLIRIQNRIGRQMYTSSLNPVTLTQQLMSADVVIGAIHSKTGRAPLLVSEEMVMQMKPGSVIIDVSIDQGGCFETSQVTTHDNPTRIIHGVIHYCVPNIPSKVARTASIGVSNIITTVLQEAGDTGSIEHLIYQHKGLRNGIYTYKGCLTNEYLSQRFGIKYTNLELLLTSTI
- a CDS encoding polyprenyl synthetase family protein, whose amino-acid sequence is MGSRYNLDEIKAPVSEDLKRFDLHFREAMKSRVPLLDKISYYIVKTRGKQLRPLLSLLCAKQFGSINEKSYSAATLVELLHTATLVHDDVVDDSFQRRGFFSIKALWKNKIAVLVGDYLLSRGLLTALNRKHFDLLEILSTAVSDMSEGELLQLEKARRLDITEEVYFDIIRKKTASLIASACVCGAKSTTDQEDELKKIKIFGELIGIAFQIKDDLMDLSKEVTGKPKITDIKEKKMTLPLILALKAAAPAEKDQIIRLIRKHNEETEAINQVITFIHKYKGVEGAEQKMKEYRDEALQVLESFPENEAGIALKKLCYFITERSK
- the purQ gene encoding phosphoribosylformylglycinamidine synthase subunit PurQ; the protein is MKFGVVVFPGSNCDDDMMYVLEKVFHKAVQKIWHKQTSLEGFQQGDCLFLPGGFSYGDYLRCGAIARFSPIMKEVVRFANEGGLVIGICNGFQILCEAQLLPGQLLPNLNEKFICKNVFLKPYTTDTPLTCTLDTHKAYQIPIAHADGRYFADPETLEHLKSNNQIMFQYCNESGEIRPEDNVNGSCLHIAGICNAERNVCGLMPHPERASEPALGNDDGKYMFESLFSWIRQYSMSIA
- a CDS encoding thioredoxin family protein produces the protein MLRNFLLSISALIIYNYSVAQLLQPVHWSHSIQKRSGNEYELTITAKMDKGWAIYSQTSDPDGAQPTEFNFEKSPAYECMGGVQEKGHKKEGPEPLFDNVVVAKYYDEVQFIQKLKVNDPSIPVKFSVYFMSCDSEKCIPPAYEDFSVYADGSTDQGKTGIGGVQFQGLPMENAGESDPAESSILNPVTLRSELKQNGNGSYSLIVHATIQKGWFIYSHFIPEDGPIPSGYEFQTSPSFEFSNKLVEISDHRLQLFDEIFEMDLIKFKEAVSFSQDIQVKDPNTIIKGFFTYQTCDDTRCLPPATIAFQFDPAKNNFKLETEEVQPTGPSGDGNNIDQLIPSLIESQKNPIGNCGEEILEGKNHWWTFVFGFLGGLLALLTPCVFPMIPLTVSFFTKDTKRKGFQNALIYGLSIIVIYVAIGIFITAVFGATALNELSTNWIANTLFFVIFIFFAFSFFGYYEITLPSSWANRSDALSESGGLLGIFFMAFTLAIVSFSCTGPIIGSAIVQSASSKMGPFIVMLGFSTALAIPFGLFAAFPAFLNSLPKSGSWMNSVKVVLGFLELALAFKFLSVADMTQHWGILGYEIFMGAWVLVFGLMALYLFGVIKFPHDSPVKKLSPTRWIFALGSLAATIYLITGFFYNEELKTYNSLKLMSGLAPPSNYNYFLPEPEVDAALKTKYPSFTKCANNLDCFKNYYEGLAHAKEVNKPILLDFTGYGCVNCRKTEEHIWVNDKVRNRISQDYVLVSLYVDDRQPLEQELFSTVRNTKLRNVGNKWADFQIVNFNQNSQPLYILLSPDEQVLAKPRGYREGVEGYASFLDCGLDAFRKASQEGVGEVGMGE
- a CDS encoding ATP-binding cassette domain-containing protein, whose product is MIRAENICKDFSGQEVLKNIYCDFEPGKANLIIGRSGAGKTVLLKILIGLLHPSSGKVWYDNIELNSLNKQQLRELRMQIGMLFQGSALFDSMTVEDNIRFPLDMFSTMTRAEKNDRVNYCLERVNLTGNNKKYPSELSGGMQKRVGIARAIVLKPRYLFCDEPNSGLDPKTSMVIDELIYSITRENNIITIINTHDMNSVMEIGDNIFLLHEGKLAWSGNKEEVLTSENQTLESFIFASPFLQKMKDKFIEHHG
- a CDS encoding ABC transporter permease; its protein translation is MVNLFFHLGRYVLWLGQAFKKPERMSMYWKETLRQMNSIGIGSLVIIGVISIFIGAVTAVQFAYQMEGSIIPRYYVGYVVRDMTIIELAPTFSCMLLAGKVGSNLATELGGMRQKEHIDAMEIMGVNTAAYLVQPKLVAALVVIPMLVCIGAFISIIGGYMAVVPTGVFSHGEYVQGLRSFFLPYNVWMMFVKAFVFAFILTTVSCYQGYHVKGGSIELGDASTRAVVFSNILILLSDYIIAMIMTS